In Gemmatimonadota bacterium, one DNA window encodes the following:
- a CDS encoding WD40 repeat domain-containing protein — MTATAAGLAAGEVRDFERSFPPKWPPSGVRFLRDGVVAVGGGRAIELWDVGRGEQVHAVQPPDLDRAIGVWAPAPGGDAFLIGAGEGALRLVDIDGEELQRLERTAEARAHFGSETPGLGSFTAVHHPDGSYEDRSFFYERYSVASDVAVSPHGDRAVAAYGQRYALVWRLDTGALERLVGQDAPPGSGRIYRAAWSRNGTMILTGDGSGSLRVWSAQTGREMAAFGLRNEPAGGSTSGRVGAIGFTPDSRRVVAADGAALRLWEIESRDELAPWSGHGASHPLLGDYAGMPRIQDLRFSGDGRRALTVGVDSTLRVWDVARGEQIWAVRPAPCCIDWGDISSDGSHVAWAGCPGMRVYRLD, encoded by the coding sequence TTGACCGCGACCGCCGCCGGCCTCGCCGCCGGGGAGGTCCGCGACTTCGAGCGCAGCTTCCCGCCGAAATGGCCGCCCTCCGGAGTGCGGTTCCTCCGCGACGGCGTTGTGGCCGTCGGCGGGGGCCGGGCCATCGAGCTGTGGGACGTGGGGCGGGGCGAGCAGGTGCACGCCGTGCAGCCGCCGGATCTCGATAGGGCCATAGGTGTCTGGGCGCCGGCACCGGGGGGCGACGCCTTCCTGATCGGCGCGGGCGAGGGCGCCCTGAGGCTCGTCGACATCGACGGAGAGGAGCTCCAGCGACTCGAGCGCACAGCCGAGGCGCGCGCCCACTTCGGCTCCGAGACGCCGGGCCTCGGCAGCTTCACCGCGGTGCATCACCCCGACGGCAGTTACGAGGACAGGTCGTTCTTCTACGAGCGGTACTCGGTGGCGAGCGATGTCGCCGTATCGCCGCACGGCGACCGGGCCGTGGCCGCGTACGGGCAGCGGTACGCGCTCGTCTGGCGCCTCGACACGGGCGCGCTGGAGCGACTCGTCGGCCAGGACGCCCCGCCCGGATCGGGGCGGATCTACCGCGCCGCCTGGTCCCGCAACGGGACGATGATCCTGACCGGCGACGGCTCCGGCAGCCTCCGGGTCTGGTCGGCTCAGACCGGCCGGGAGATGGCGGCTTTCGGGCTCCGGAACGAGCCTGCGGGCGGATCAACGAGCGGGAGGGTCGGGGCGATCGGGTTCACGCCCGATTCGCGACGCGTGGTCGCGGCCGACGGGGCGGCGCTCCGCCTGTGGGAGATCGAGTCCCGCGATGAGCTGGCGCCGTGGTCCGGGCACGGCGCGTCTCACCCGCTACTGGGAGATTACGCGGGCATGCCCCGCATCCAGGACCTGCGCTTCTCCGGCGACGGCCGCCGAGCCCTCACCGTGGGCGTCGACAGCACGCTGCGGGTCTGGGACGTGGCGCGCGGGGAGCAGATCTGGGCGGTCCGACCGGCGCCGTGCTGCATCGACTGGGGGGACATTTCCTCCGACGGCTCGCACGTTGCTTGGGCGGGCTGCCCGGGGATGCGTGTCTACAGGCTGGATTGA